The Euphorbia lathyris chromosome 2, ddEupLath1.1, whole genome shotgun sequence genome includes a window with the following:
- the LOC136218857 gene encoding metallothionein-like protein type 3, translating to MSSTCGNCDCADKTNCVKKGSSYTADLVETERSFVSSVVMEFPAGENDGKCKCGTSCTCTDCTCGH from the exons ATGTCTTCCACCTGCGGCAACTGCGACTGTGCTGACAAGACCAACTGCGT GAAGAAGGGAAGCAGCTACACAGCTGACTTGGTTGAGACAGAGAGGAGCTTTGTCTCAAGTGTTGTGATGGAGTTTCCAGCAGGCGAGAACGATGGAAAGTGCAAGTGTGGAACTAGCTGCACTTGCACTGACTGCACCTGTGGTCACTAA